Part of the Pieris brassicae chromosome 5, ilPieBrab1.1, whole genome shotgun sequence genome is shown below.
TTGTCAGCCTAGCCATTTCTCTAGGTGGTAAGGATTGATATATGtaatagaaatacataaaataaacgttatatgtgtgtaaatttGTATCACATTTCGATTTTAACCTATCGTTCGTTGTTAATTCGCGTACAAAATGTGTCCATTGTTTTGAGCATGTTATTTTTTTGGCATTTTTGTGTCAAACAAACACATCCTTTCTGATCTTTAATTTGACTTACACTTTGAatcctaaattttaaattttatctatttctcaTCCCAGACTTATGTGCTATATTCGTAATTGCAATGTACGTAATTTATGTTTCTCGaagttttagtataataatagcttttttaagttttttctaTTTCAAATTCGACTTTTAGAGAGTCTATAGTGAATCAAATTATGATATTAGTGTGCATTTGCAGATATCACGTTATTATacaagcaataataaaaatcagtaatAAATTCCGTTCATAGcgatattttctttcacaAAGGCTTCCGACGTACGCTCATTAGTATAGACAACGAAGACTTACATACCCTTTGTTAGTAGGAaagatttaagatattttcatacaaGATTTAAGATATTTCAGACATTCATATATCtgatataatttacttaacaaAACGTAGTTCCTAAGACGTTCATAGACTTgaacactaaaataaatactgtagCTAACATTGGTTAGCAAAAGTCGATCAACGTTGTTGATGAGCcgtaaaaatgtttatggaaactttgtttaaattaatataggtTTTTAACTCTGCAACCATTTGCCAGTAACTCCGCAACACGTTGATTCAAAGTTGTTGCtaaacaaatgtttaccaTGAATTCGAGGCCTAAtactatattcaaataaatgtagaaaaactagttaaaaatcaaaagtaaatctaagtaaagtaaataaatcaataactgtatagatatttaatctcaaaatattacaatatcaCTTTTATTTAGAAACATTGATATTGTTATCACCTCTTTCACATAATATTGACATCTCTCagtatatagaaaatattttaggatTTGTAACGGTATTAAATATCTGGCTTTAAATAGTACTTCCTCGTAACTAATAACTTTACCGTAGTCCTCTGTCCAtggaaagaaagaaaaaaaaactttacattatacacaataagaggatatttaggtaaaaagCGGACTAGCCCCCAAACTAGAAATTGTTTTGGGCATCCAGTCTCTTCCTTTTAACATGCTAACTGtactttaatttatgatttctacattatatataaacaagacaaaatataatattaatttaaaaaaatatgagtgCGAGTGACTGCCGTTCAAGTGCCGATCAAGCTTTATGTTtaggtttatatttataatgtattttcattCGGAGATTATGAGTCGATTCCGACAACACAATTGatggttaattaataaataatgagcCCAGTGTGCTTCTTTTAAATGTGCGACACTGTCCTAATGAATTATCATTCAACCAATTGACTATTATGATCATATATTTCAggtttaaatatcttttacaTTGTTAGGTTCCTCAAcgatatagaatttattttattcaattaaaaattaattaaaagacaaACGCTTTAAGATTGCCATGGTCAGCTTTTTGTCGTCACACGAACACACACCGTACTTTACTTCACCGTAAGAAGaagtataaaattttcatacatacGGAAAGTGGGGCACAGACTTAAACAAACCGACCTTAGGTATGAGAGCCGCAGTCTGAATCCACTAGACtaacaatgttaaataaatgtattacatttaaacacaaaatcttttatatttaaaaataaacaataaaactatttatcgCATTGCAGTTCCTCAATCAATtactttaagaataattattccataatgtaattgaataaattgtaAACTACAAAGATCGGTAACAGGCATATAAAACCTTCGCACTTTTTGAAGTCAGAATTTATAGTTTGTCTTGGGTGTAAGTTGTCTATGGTTGCATCTTATTCATGCATACCCACGTCCACAGATGTAATCTGTGTGCTTTACGAGCCGCGCCGCTTTGTGCCTActctattataaatatcaatgcTCACGTAGTTTAACGTTATTGTAATCTTAAGACCGCTACAATAGTTGATGTTTATTGTTGACTTCTTTTGTAATTAGTTGCCGATCTAGAGAAAAAttgatacattaatatttttaacccagcgattattttatttcgtcTTGGTTTGAGCATCGATAGCAACAGTATTGGCTTAGTTGCTTCAACGTGCGGCCCtcttccctgaggtcgtaggttcgaaacCCAATGGATTATTTCTTTGtgcccatttaacattcgttcgaacggtgaaataaaacatcgtagggaaatcggcttgccttagacccaaaaagtcgtcggcgtgtgtcaaggGAGGGGCAGGAGAGGGAGGATGaccacctacttgtctattagattgacaaatgatcatgaaatagatacagaaattccACCAAGACCTACAAAGGtcacaagttttttttgaGCATCGATATAACTGTCACACAGAACctaagcatttattttttaaagaaaaataaaactacacaAACATGCAGAAATATACAGGTTTATGATcactataaatacatatttggtATTCTAATCGCATTTTGTTATGACATCAATAGCTTTGCACACGTAGagttttgttttaacataAGCATCAGGTCATCAAAGCCAACTCACTCTTGCATAAGACATTTCAAAagatgaataaagttatttgatAGTCAAGAGCAATAAAGATTTATCTCCTTGTGCATTGCAGTACCTGCTTTGCATACGTCTGGCACGGGCCAGCACAAAACAAcataaacacaaattaaacGAATGAAACCGAACAAAAAACGTGCTACCTGCGCTTGCGACGCCGCAAGTTTTTATCACAACACCACTTTGCAAGCACCTAACAGAATTATAATAGAACGAGACAGctagaaatattatatgagAAGAAAAGAAATGGaaacgtttttaaaataagggaTATGTCAAAAGTGGTAGCCcaaacaagtttatttaaattcatcgGTCACCCGAAGGACGCTACGCCCACGCGTCAACTCCAGGACTTATCCAATCGGCGACATTAATCCTTTTAAGGTATAACGACGAACTTTAACAGCCACTgattaattatacttttattattgatacCAACCGGCTCCGTGATATTTGTGCCTTCAATTAAACAAGtcgattatattattgtaatgtacAAAGAAATGTAGCTATTAAATGTGTTGATAGAGACTTATTGTGTCAATCTTATCTTCTATTCTATCAAGTTTTCGGGTACAGGAGTATATTTCAATCCAGTGTCACATAGTATTGTAACGACCCATGAATCTTTGGGTATTTTTCCCGAGTTTAACAACTTCACGGCCGCTGCAACGTTTGCACCACTTGTATAACCAACAAACAATCCCTCCTTTGTTCCAATCAGATCCTTGTAATACACTGCCTCTTCGTCAGTTACACTAATACTATCTTCCATCAGATCCGACTTGAATAAATCGGGAACAACTCCATAGCTCGCACCTTGGAGCATGTGAAGCGGCTTCGTTATCGGGCATCCTATTAGCGGTTGGGAACCATCTGGTTCAACAACAAAGCATTGAATATCCGGATTTTGTTCTTTCAAATACGTAGAAATGCCAGTGAAAGTTCCAGATGTACCAACAGCACTGATAAAAGCATCAACCCGGTGTCCCGATTGCCGCCATATTTCGGGACCTGTAGTAGTATAATGTGCGTTAACGTTATCTGGATTCGCCATTTGTTGGCAGAAAAACGAACCATTTTCTTCTGACATTTTCATAGCCCCTTCCAAAGCGGGTTCAACGTCTGCGAATGTGACATTTCCGTAAGTTCCTTGTACCAGGGGATACCTGATGCATTTAGCGCCAAGGGCTTCCATGTGAATCACGCGTTGAATGGAATTTCCTTTCGACATAGTAACTGTAAGTGGATGACCCATAATCGAGCAAACAACGGCGAGGCCGCATCCTTGGTTTCCGGAGGTGACTTCAACGACATCTCCACCGGGTTTAAGCTCTCCTCGTTCTCGGGCCTTTTCAATCATGTGTAATGATGAACGGCATTTTATAGAACCACCTGGGTTCATAAATTCACACTTAACTAATATACGACCTGGTCCAGGATGTAGACGGTCTAACGCGAGAAGCGGAGTATTTCCAATAAGCTCCAACGCCGAggatttaatttcatttttaacacCATTTATTTCCGTCATTTTTTCTGCGTTTACGCACTCAGACACCTTGTCGGCATGAATTATAACTCACGACTAGCGTTCGATAATTTAAGTCGTCTGTACGAAATATCAAAATAGATAAGACGTCATTCAAtacaattgatttaaattattttgccgAATAGAGCAATGTAGAATTATTGAGATGTACGCGAATTGAATATAATGATGTgtgattgttattattttatagagtCACGAGTTGGTTGTACTGAAacaagttgtttttttatgtaataggaggcacaCGGGCGGAAGGATCTAAGATTTTAAGAGATACCGCCACCATTGCCAGACCACTCGCAAATGCGTTACTGGTCTttgaagaattggtacgctcctttcttgaagaatcctaagtcgaattggttcggaaatactgaTGTATTTGATCAGATGGTTCCACAGAGTGCATTTCAATTCAATAAAGAATTACTTAGAATAATATTAGctaagattaataaataaattaataattattattgtaatgattttttatactaatgtaaataatttatttaaatactttttaattaattaatcgaCTGGGTTTTACTAAAGTATTATTTGCAATTTCTAACCGTAGCAGATATCttcttaaaaatgaaaaataataatgagatCGTATCAAATTCTATCATCATTTTAGTTAGTATGtaaatacacacatacatactttttagtatgtaaatattcatatatatttaaggtaCAATCAGTATGATGTCATAAACGttattgatttagttttaaaatattatcattacatAAAACAGATAACGAACTTATCTTATGTATGAAGGAGTAATGATAACTATTCCAAACATATATTAATGGTTGATAACAAtacgaataattttaatttaactcatTGATGTGCCTCAGTGGCTggcattaaaaaacaaaaactgtaCGGATATGGGTCTTTGGGGTGCTTTGAATAATAGAGGTTTCTTGGTTTACTCTATACTAACCACTCGCGTagtacaatagaatatgagcgaaataatgatgtgctaattgctatgtaccgaATGAATGCAACCTTATCttaagtgttaataaaaaaaatactaatttttattttaaaatggcgctttaaatatatatagcataacagttatataatacaatttcaaattaaatgtttatttttgttatcgtCTTTCGCATTTCTTATCGGAAATATAGCGATATCATTCAAATCATCATTTTGCAATTTCATCAGCGCATACAGTTGCGAAATCGAAATCGAAGCGTACTAAGTTTAACTTTTTTTCGTCCCGAAACTTTGACGTTTCGTAATAGACCTACAGTTCTTTGTAATTGGTATATATTCATATGTTAGAATTAATAGATTTCCTATCTATAAATTGTAACATATAtgaattctatttaaattgttgAAAACAGACttgaatgattttatattgtaagcATTGAAATACGTcattgtaaaaacaaatggtCACCATgacgatttaaaaatatgaatgctATTAAACGATATCTTGGTTAGCAATAATGTAATCATCAGTCTGACCAATTATGGCGAAGCCGACTCATTCGAttcgaattttatttaattaatgttatactCGCCCCGCATTTGAGCGAAtgctaatttaatttgtatggcaatattttacattacataatatgatggtaaaaaaaacaatggcccTAAAACCGTGTTAGgcacagatttctgtatgtatttaatgatcatttgccaatctaataggcaagtaggtgatcagaatCCTGTGACACACGCTATCGACTGTTAGAGTCTAGGCCAAATCGGTTTCCTCGTGATGTTCTCCTTGATCCGCACATAAAATGTCCATTATTGCATACCCGGGGATCGAATAAATTCAAGAAAAATTtacgcacgctgaagccactgagccaacactgctcagatATAGGTGAATCGCATTTGCATATGTTCACCATATcaaaacaatttctttaatttacttaGAGTGACAtacttaaacttatttttaaatttattaatcttattatttttatttttttaaattaaaatcttcttGTATTCATGCAACAGTCTCGCCAATCTCGCCAGTCTCGCAAACGTGTCACCAATCCTTTTTAgcttttgatataaataaataaatataataaataatatttcgcatttaatatatataatgtttttgataTGCAAATCTCACAGTTGTAGTTGTTACTTGTCTCATTTGCAGTGTGTTTGTCAATAATATCCttgtctataatttattaaatgttatgtctatatGCCGAGCCACGGAgcttataaagatatttttagaaGTCATGATTGAGTCGTCGTTGGAGGCACAGAAGATTCAAACAAAAAGAATGTTCACCAGTTGACAAGGTTCTTCAAAATGGGTTTATCTTTTTCAACGTTACGTTACGACTGAGGCGcgaactagctgctgtggtatctggcagaatgaccagcgctgtggaacaacagTGGAGTTGTTGAAATGCTGAGCCAGTTCCAATTACAACCatagcacacacgcattacacaataaaacctttttcttaaaaaaaattgttatctatttattattaatctttttttatttattgttattttatgtgtttctgtgtgtgttttgttagtaataaatattatgtctatgtctatttGGATGATTGGTCCACTCAAAATTTTCACCATCGCCATCCAACGAAAACGTATGAATCAAAGATGACAACATAAAATTAGGAGATATGCTTGCCGcgtatgttatatttatgtatacattGATACCGAAAATATTGCAAATCGCCGTCCTAATCCTTCGAAAACGTTTACGTCAAAGGTGGCATTATATTCGCATCATCATTTTGTAATCGCTAAATTATGGACAATTTACCCTTGACCGTAAAATAAGAGAGGTGAAAAATAAGTTTTCGAAAATCGATTAAGGCGGATATGATTAAGGAGCGAGTTTTTTGCGATTAAGGCTAAGTGTGTATCGAGATTAGTAGTGGTCTTTAAAGTCTtagctttataataaaaagataatcaaaattttacaataaatgaaaatcattTGACAATGatcaatagtatttatttattaatacttcgttgcatacagaaatataacacAATTGATATAAATGAGAAGTAGGACAACTGACGGGCCATCATCTCGTATCGCGTTCGAGCGATCTCtgccaggcaaccactgttaGAATAGAAATTTGATAAGGtaagcaagaagtgcaaaaatacataagacgGAGTtatatagacaaaaataatcgaacaaagcaattaaaacatacgTAAACAGTGCTCAGGACAGCATTTAAAAATGGACAGGTGAAAAcgaaaaagtgcacatgaatcacgatttAGATCAGTTTTACATCAGTTAGAACGaatgttaggttaggttagttaatACAtcgattaaaaagaaaacctAGAAAATTATCAGGGGTTTACGAATGTAAAACGTTCCGTTTGATtgtaattgattaataaagaACATCATGCATCCGAAAGTTGAGTACATAGGCCACGTGTTGACCGCTAATTCGATTAATTATGATGGTCAATAGCCAGGATAAATGGCGTCTTGACAGAAGCAAAAAACTTATACGTCGTAACGTTAGGTAGTGCATTTGCGTAAAAGTTGCTGCATCTGGCACAGGACAAGACACGCTTCTCGACCCTGACAGCCAACTTCCAGTAATAGAGAGGCACCAAAAGAACCACCACTATGCGTTGACACGCGACATGATACTGATATTACTTCCGTTTGGCAAATCATAATCAAAGGCATTGCTTCatttttcgttttatatttttaaccatCACAGCCGGGCCCAATTAACTAACAGGAACCTAATTACCAAACACGCATCGTTCCGGTGATGTATAATGTAGGTAGTTATGTAAggtattaaaagaaatataaatcttGTGATAACATAATCCAATTCATCGATCATCAGTCTAGTGGACTGATAAAGATTTTGTTAGATAGGCATCAAGCCTTATCTacagtaaagtaaaaaaaaccttttcaatgtgttaaattaaaaaaccgcgttccaaaacaaataaacaaagttaTGATTGAGGTGTGAAAGAAAAAGTTACAATCATAGATTGCGCTGGCAACAGGCAATTGTatagttaaaatgttttgtctatGCGTATTAAATATTCTCCGTCCTGATATTAACTTAACGAAAAGGTACAAAATGGTGTTTTCCTCGCTGATCaaataaatatcgcaatacagcgaggaaatgctgccagcgttaaaggtacactgccatagGTACCaaaccttttaaatttgttttaattttctttttattaattttacttggaaaactgtaaatactgtataattgttatgattactaataaataattatacttcaCCATAATCTTCATATTTATACGTCAAATGACAATGAAAAAACTCTACCACTGAACCCTATTTTTTAGCATAAAGCCAGCCaaagaataattacattatgatCGCTGTCATTGTGTTCCCGGTCCTTAATTACCACCATTCATGTGAACTGTCAGACTGTATACAacagatatacatatttttatgatactaTTGTGTAAATCGCGGTCGTagcgtaaaattattataataatcctTTTTAACGCACCTCGGTCGGGTCGAAAGATTTATAAAggataaagatatatttattaagaaaattgtatgtttacgCTGCTTTTGTTTGCATGAATGTATGGATTTTTAGTAGACGGTAAAGAAAAAAGCAATATCACTAAAGCCTGGGTACTGTATGCAAATTCGTCGTAATTGCTACGTTTTGCTACTTTTAATATATGCATAGTGTCAATTTTCTCAGATTTtccttggcgattaaaaacagTGGCGGAGTATGCCCGTTATACGCCCTTCATTTGCAACTGGGCAGAGCTTACTCCTCAGTCAAAgtacatgttaataataatatgcaaCCGTACAGCTgtcattttgtaatttatgcggtaatttcaattaattacaattgcTTCTCTTAAATTAATTGCCCATACGAAGACGATAAAATTATACTGGGTTTAATGTCATTACAGACTGAAAGCTAGTAACTAGTAGATTttcaacaattaaaattaattgtgtcAAACAGAATGAAAAGTTACCCTCTAACGCGTGAAAGTACCATAAGGTTTGTGTCgcgttgtaaaaatatttttttcatatcgCCATCACCTAAAACTTGGTGACggaaaaaatcttaaatgtaCCCACAGCCTTgcgtataaaaaaaacgatcaCACGAACAGAAATATAAGACCAACGAACGTGGCAACAAAATGCAAAGGCGTCACCagttgtgttttatttaaactataatttaaacgGCAAAAGTACAATTATGTCGTACGATACTTTACGAGTAAAAAGACAAGTCTAAAAGCACGCAAGTCACACCCACCAATGCGCTTTAATTACGAAATCAATAATCGAATTGCTGAGCTTTAATTGATTGTCGTTCGATAAAAGCTGCAATCGATAAAACATTGAGGTACGATTTATGACTTATTGAAATTACTACTTTTGTTAGTTGGAACTGTTGGAagcttaattttaatgaaatggattttaattaatatacgtACGTAGTCTtagtaatattgtaattaaatgcTTCTGTGCTATATGTTTCATTTATCTG
Proteins encoded:
- the LOC123710401 gene encoding cysteine synthase-like, whose translation is MTEINGVKNEIKSSALELIGNTPLLALDRLHPGPGRILVKCEFMNPGGSIKCRSSLHMIEKARERGELKPGGDVVEVTSGNQGCGLAVVCSIMGHPLTVTMSKGNSIQRVIHMEALGAKCIRYPLVQGTYGNVTFADVEPALEGAMKMSEENGSFFCQQMANPDNVNAHYTTTGPEIWRQSGHRVDAFISAVGTSGTFTGISTYLKEQNPDIQCFVVEPDGSQPLIGCPITKPLHMLQGASYGVVPDLFKSDLMEDSISVTDEEAVYYKDLIGTKEGLFVGYTSGANVAAAVKLLNSGKIPKDSWVVTILCDTGLKYTPVPENLIE